Part of the Methanolobus chelungpuianus genome, AGTGGTTTATGCACACGCATGAGGTGGTTTTCATACGTGAGTACAGGCTGTTTTTAACTGACATTGTTGAATCGATTGATGAGATTGAAGAGTTCACTTCAGGAATGGACTTCACTGAATTTCTGAACGATAGGAAAACCCAGAAGGCGGTTGTGAAGAATATCGAGATCATTGGTGAA contains:
- a CDS encoding HepT-like ribonuclease domain-containing protein translates to MHTHEVVFIREYRLFLTDIVESIDEIEEFTSGMDFTEFLNDRKTQKAVVKNIEIIGEAAKNVPDEIKASYPDIPWRVIAGMRDRLTHGYFGIDY